In Leuconostoc kimchii IMSNU 11154, one genomic interval encodes:
- a CDS encoding DUF6287 domain-containing protein, whose amino-acid sequence MKLKRVLLLLSGAVIVIGGGGYVYMQQTHVNQATKSSQPTNSKIKSQKKPSSKIKKQQTGMNLPQLSDQNFSSVAGTWKNSAGDTLVVTEKGMLSIKYDGQVSNDQKIYIASGSISSGEQSYHIGSKVEDGILQTVMGNDPLPTTPGASVLTPFWFIPKGVDVKKVTSMTFNGQSDQSQDRLFTGQQFDERNIYVREQATNSQQTNTNDFKLPQINDQLTFSSGAGGWQTTLKLNPDGQFSGEYLASSMGDTAADHPNGTSQNAIFSGNFNKIKRVNETSYQMRIDQLNLDHAIGQTEIVNGVKKTWVKPYGMDDPDKFTLYLPDQKISDLPSNFWRDKSGTTWNENLKTQDKLNRYALLNQSTGYTFLSPEISNAN is encoded by the coding sequence ATGAAATTAAAAAGGGTTTTATTATTGTTATCAGGAGCAGTGATAGTGATTGGTGGGGGTGGTTATGTTTACATGCAGCAGACGCATGTCAATCAGGCGACTAAATCAAGTCAACCAACAAATTCTAAAATTAAATCACAAAAAAAACCATCATCAAAGATTAAAAAGCAACAAACTGGTATGAATTTACCACAATTAAGTGATCAGAATTTTTCAAGTGTCGCAGGCACTTGGAAAAATTCTGCAGGCGATACATTAGTAGTGACCGAAAAAGGCATGTTGTCAATAAAGTATGATGGTCAAGTGAGTAACGATCAAAAGATATATATCGCATCTGGGTCAATATCTTCAGGAGAACAAAGTTATCATATTGGTTCAAAAGTAGAAGATGGTATTTTGCAAACAGTCATGGGGAATGATCCCTTACCGACGACGCCTGGTGCTTCGGTACTTACCCCTTTTTGGTTTATTCCTAAAGGTGTAGATGTTAAGAAAGTGACTAGTATGACTTTTAATGGTCAATCTGATCAATCTCAGGATCGCTTATTTACAGGGCAACAATTTGATGAACGTAACATCTACGTGCGAGAACAAGCAACAAATAGCCAACAAACCAATACAAATGATTTCAAATTACCGCAAATAAATGATCAGTTGACCTTTTCTTCAGGTGCTGGTGGGTGGCAAACAACTTTAAAATTGAATCCTGATGGCCAATTTTCGGGTGAGTATTTGGCATCTTCTATGGGTGATACAGCAGCAGATCACCCCAATGGTACAAGTCAAAACGCGATTTTTAGTGGTAATTTCAATAAAATTAAACGCGTCAACGAGACAAGCTATCAAATGCGGATTGATCAATTGAATTTAGATCATGCCATTGGTCAAACTGAAATTGTTAACGGTGTTAAAAAAACATGGGTAAAGCCTTATGGTATGGATGATCCCGACAAATTCACTTTGTATTTACCGGATCAAAAAATATCGGACTTACCATCAAATTTCTGGCGCGACAAATCGGGGACAACCTGGAATGAAAACTTAAAAACGCAAGATAAGCTTAATCGCTATGCTTTACTGAATCAATCGACGGGATATACTTTTTTGAGTCCGGAAATAAGTAACGCAAATTAA
- the metG gene encoding methionine--tRNA ligase translates to MSEPNNVLFNTANLTDSAVVYDKFSKAEQQFSVKKDKTFYITTPIYYPSGKLQLGNTYTTVLADAAARYHRLLGEDVHFLTGTDEHGLKIQQKAQAAGISEIDYLDGMAKDIKTLWSLMDISYDDFIRTTEDRHEKAVQKIFTTLLENDDIYKGEYEGWYSVSDEEYFTESQLAEVFRDEDGNMIGGKAPSGHEVELVKEEAYFFKMSKYADWLLEYYKSHPEFIQPEARMNEMINNFIAPGLEDLAVTRASVDWGIPVPGDEKHVIYVWIDALSNYITALGYDSDNTEAFDKFWPANVQLVGKEIVRFHTIYWPIMLHALGLELPKSVIGHGWLVMKDGKMSKSKGNVIYPEVLEARYGLDAVRYYLLRAMPFGNDGVFTPEDFVARVNFDLANDLGNLLNRTVAMINKYEGGVVPQLQTGQTDFDEDLVRTVEEAIVSYNQNFKALRTADALENVWVIIRRANKYIDETQPWVLAKDDTQKAILSNVMAHLAGALRIVAVLLQPVLTQAPRKIYEQLGFEYPENGVRIAGLTFGQLPTGGKVVKKGEPIFPRQNVEEEVTFISGLVSKDTKGKGRAVKEEAKKTAVTETSERDLITYDDFAKIEILAAKIVSGEIVEKSEKLLKFTLDDGSGKPRQILSGIRKWYADPTVLVGKTVAIVANMKPRKMAGELSEGMILSAEKNDIVTVTILPDSIEPGSGIE, encoded by the coding sequence ATGTCAGAACCAAATAATGTCCTTTTTAACACAGCTAATCTTACAGATTCGGCAGTCGTTTATGATAAATTTTCAAAAGCAGAACAACAATTTTCTGTCAAGAAAGATAAGACTTTCTATATTACAACACCAATTTATTATCCATCTGGTAAATTACAATTAGGGAATACCTATACAACAGTTTTAGCAGATGCTGCTGCACGGTACCATCGTTTACTTGGTGAAGACGTTCATTTTTTGACAGGTACGGATGAACACGGACTTAAAATACAACAAAAAGCGCAAGCTGCAGGTATATCTGAGATTGATTACTTAGATGGTATGGCTAAAGATATTAAAACACTTTGGTCTTTGATGGATATTTCATATGATGACTTTATTCGTACAACAGAAGATCGTCATGAAAAAGCAGTTCAAAAAATATTTACCACATTACTTGAAAACGATGACATTTATAAAGGTGAATATGAAGGTTGGTATTCTGTTTCTGATGAGGAATACTTCACAGAATCACAACTAGCTGAAGTATTTCGGGATGAAGATGGTAATATGATTGGTGGTAAGGCACCATCAGGTCATGAAGTTGAATTAGTTAAAGAAGAAGCATACTTCTTCAAAATGAGTAAGTATGCCGATTGGTTATTAGAATACTACAAGTCACATCCGGAATTTATTCAACCAGAAGCGCGTATGAACGAAATGATTAATAATTTCATCGCACCAGGATTGGAAGATCTAGCCGTGACACGTGCTTCTGTGGATTGGGGAATTCCAGTACCAGGAGATGAAAAGCATGTCATTTATGTCTGGATTGATGCCTTATCAAACTACATCACAGCGCTTGGTTATGACTCTGACAATACGGAGGCATTTGATAAATTCTGGCCAGCCAATGTCCAATTAGTTGGAAAAGAAATTGTGCGTTTCCATACGATTTATTGGCCAATTATGTTGCATGCTTTAGGTCTTGAGTTACCAAAATCGGTTATTGGCCATGGTTGGCTTGTCATGAAAGACGGTAAAATGTCTAAGTCTAAGGGAAATGTGATTTATCCCGAAGTCTTAGAAGCGCGTTATGGTCTGGATGCTGTACGCTATTACTTATTGCGTGCCATGCCATTTGGCAATGATGGTGTCTTCACACCCGAAGACTTCGTGGCGCGTGTGAACTTTGACTTAGCTAATGATTTGGGTAACTTATTAAACCGTACAGTGGCGATGATTAATAAGTATGAAGGCGGCGTTGTACCACAATTGCAAACTGGCCAAACTGACTTTGACGAAGATTTGGTACGTACGGTGGAAGAAGCCATCGTGTCTTATAATCAAAACTTTAAAGCACTGCGAACAGCTGATGCTTTGGAAAATGTTTGGGTCATCATTCGACGTGCTAATAAGTACATCGATGAAACACAACCATGGGTTTTGGCTAAAGATGACACGCAAAAGGCTATACTATCAAATGTTATGGCACATTTAGCAGGTGCCTTGCGTATTGTTGCTGTACTGCTACAACCAGTGTTAACACAAGCACCACGCAAAATATACGAACAACTTGGTTTTGAGTATCCTGAAAACGGCGTACGCATTGCTGGATTAACATTTGGACAGTTGCCAACTGGTGGCAAAGTTGTTAAAAAGGGTGAACCCATTTTCCCACGTCAAAATGTTGAAGAAGAAGTGACCTTTATTTCCGGATTGGTATCAAAAGACACAAAGGGTAAGGGTCGTGCAGTGAAAGAAGAAGCGAAAAAGACGGCGGTGACAGAAACGTCAGAACGTGACTTGATTACTTATGATGATTTTGCAAAAATTGAAATTTTAGCAGCTAAAATTGTGAGTGGGGAAATTGTTGAAAAGTCTGAAAAGTTACTCAAGTTTACGCTTGATGATGGTTCAGGTAAACCACGACAAATTCTATCAGGTATTCGTAAATGGTACGCTGATCCAACTGTATTAGTTGGCAAGACAGTAGCTATCGTGGCTAACATGAAGCCACGTAAAATGGCAGGTGAGTTGTCAGAGGGGATGATTTTATCGGCTGAGAAAAATGATATTGTCACAGTGACTATTTTGCCAGATTCAATTGAACCGGGCTCAGGCATTGAGTAA
- a CDS encoding DNA/RNA non-specific endonuclease yields the protein MARKRTYKRKQPPQNKLLSLIIVIALFGFYFWQSQQDHHGTPAPKSKYAKVTATNNQALLNLKWDGTLDGDIVHINNNQATFTNEELTQTFPSQASKLRPVDGLSLSPLDNQGRSQQGNFLASQSAINKVTARPERIGYDVRPSGWFINDRFDGQKWVGGYHNNPNVKLGNGKQALWNKSHIVGYQFFGMPTMVTENMTTGTRVQNAYPGQLVPEDDIRDAIKKHPNIKIRAQVTPLYVGDDRLARGVHYMAKSVQDNGKTLNFNYWIFNVQPGIQIDYKTAKVKISNQVK from the coding sequence ATGGCAAGAAAACGGACCTATAAACGGAAACAACCCCCACAAAATAAATTATTATCTTTAATTATTGTTATTGCGCTGTTTGGCTTTTATTTTTGGCAAAGTCAACAAGATCATCATGGCACCCCTGCACCAAAATCAAAGTATGCCAAAGTAACAGCTACAAATAACCAAGCACTCTTAAATTTGAAATGGGATGGCACACTAGATGGTGACATTGTTCATATCAATAATAATCAAGCAACTTTCACAAATGAAGAATTGACACAAACATTTCCGTCACAAGCCTCAAAGTTACGTCCCGTTGATGGTCTGAGTTTATCCCCGCTTGATAATCAAGGGCGTTCACAGCAAGGTAACTTTTTAGCTAGTCAATCCGCTATTAATAAAGTAACTGCGCGTCCAGAAAGAATTGGCTATGATGTCCGTCCTTCAGGTTGGTTTATCAATGATCGCTTTGATGGTCAAAAGTGGGTTGGTGGCTATCATAATAACCCTAATGTCAAATTAGGAAACGGGAAACAGGCACTATGGAATAAGTCACATATTGTCGGTTATCAATTCTTTGGTATGCCAACGATGGTGACTGAAAATATGACCACTGGTACCCGTGTACAAAATGCTTACCCTGGTCAACTTGTACCTGAAGATGATATTCGTGATGCCATAAAAAAGCACCCAAATATAAAAATTCGCGCGCAAGTGACCCCACTTTATGTTGGTGACGACCGCTTGGCACGCGGTGTGCACTATATGGCTAAATCAGTTCAAGATAACGGGAAGACGTTAAATTTCAACTATTGGATTTTCAATGTTCAACCAGGTATTCAAATCGATTATAAAACTGCTAAGGTCAAGATTTCCAATCAAGTAAAATAA
- a CDS encoding zinc ribbon domain-containing protein, whose translation MDQKKVWLAAFKAANHRNPTIEEVSKAAEQGFVLPNDDATETSQADDTVEPVTPLVTPATAWREKFKLDNGRLPNLDEVRNAKQNGFQSTKPLAQPTPEPTPEPVNTVPKTPMAKGKKIALTIGIVVVAIIIGLFVWGNKYYAKSATADRTLTVLKSGSATKYAKNIVWSDTKKPIKSDELTPFVNYMNDDSWSKQRQNNVYDQLMSGASADGYTFTQVGKHFLFFPDYKLTIKPVDFDVATNNKGITLKMNGKTIGTSDSDSYSKPLKRQVSGLYKFTATGKINGQDVATSDERTISSNTNVNLAIDMISFDVNSNLTSGDLYIGNTKIDTLKDGLLQVKNMPISKGATAYVEAKFGDQTIRSSKMSLKDLYDGESIDLDAKGLMTESDADNTISSMYNALGSYASDEEDSDSLTMFKNGANNKAYQDYKQMIRHNLHDAKRNADSVSFNTPDVKSVKQTSLTTADAVYQVKTDFYYASDTDKDGDTSGDLTQTFELTAHLVYDKRSDTWQIDSIDPDQKKISEDSTVD comes from the coding sequence ATGGATCAGAAAAAAGTTTGGTTGGCCGCATTTAAAGCAGCTAACCATCGTAACCCAACAATAGAAGAGGTCAGCAAAGCCGCAGAGCAAGGCTTTGTTTTACCAAATGACGACGCAACAGAAACAAGTCAGGCCGATGATACAGTAGAACCAGTGACGCCGTTAGTCACACCTGCAACAGCGTGGCGTGAAAAGTTTAAGTTAGATAATGGGCGGTTACCTAATCTTGATGAAGTACGTAACGCTAAGCAAAATGGTTTTCAAAGTACAAAGCCATTAGCACAACCAACACCAGAACCAACGCCGGAACCAGTGAATACAGTGCCGAAAACACCAATGGCAAAAGGTAAGAAAATTGCCTTGACTATTGGTATTGTCGTTGTTGCCATCATTATTGGCCTCTTTGTTTGGGGTAATAAGTATTACGCTAAGTCAGCCACAGCAGACCGCACGTTAACAGTATTGAAGTCTGGCAGTGCAACAAAATATGCTAAAAACATCGTGTGGTCTGATACTAAAAAGCCGATTAAATCAGATGAGTTAACACCTTTTGTGAATTACATGAATGATGATAGTTGGTCAAAGCAACGTCAAAATAATGTCTATGATCAATTGATGTCTGGTGCAAGTGCAGACGGTTATACTTTCACACAGGTCGGCAAACATTTCTTGTTTTTCCCTGATTATAAGCTAACAATCAAGCCAGTTGATTTTGATGTTGCAACCAATAATAAGGGAATTACCCTTAAGATGAATGGCAAAACGATTGGCACATCTGATTCTGACAGCTATTCAAAACCCTTGAAGAGACAAGTCAGTGGTTTATATAAGTTTACTGCTACCGGAAAAATTAACGGGCAAGATGTTGCAACGAGTGATGAACGCACAATCAGCAGTAACACCAATGTCAACCTAGCCATTGATATGATTAGTTTTGATGTGAATTCAAACTTAACGTCAGGTGATCTATACATTGGTAATACGAAGATTGACACGTTGAAAGATGGGTTATTACAAGTTAAAAATATGCCAATTAGCAAGGGCGCAACGGCCTACGTTGAAGCTAAATTTGGCGATCAAACAATCAGATCAAGTAAAATGAGCTTGAAGGATTTGTATGATGGCGAGAGTATTGACTTAGATGCGAAGGGCTTGATGACTGAAAGTGACGCTGATAATACGATTTCATCTATGTACAATGCGTTAGGTTCTTACGCATCCGACGAAGAAGACAGTGATAGCTTGACAATGTTTAAAAATGGTGCCAACAATAAAGCTTATCAAGATTATAAGCAGATGATTCGCCATAATTTACATGATGCCAAACGTAATGCTGATTCTGTGTCATTTAACACGCCAGATGTGAAGTCTGTTAAGCAAACAAGTCTGACCACAGCAGATGCGGTTTACCAAGTTAAAACTGATTTTTATTATGCTTCAGATACCGATAAAGATGGTGATACATCTGGTGATTTGACGCAAACGTTCGAATTAACTGCTCATTTAGTTTATGACAAACGAAGTGATACATGGCAGATTGATTCGATTGATCCGGATCAAAAGAAAATTTCAGAAGATAGTACAGTCGACTAA
- a CDS encoding SEC10/PgrA surface exclusion domain-containing protein: protein MNNHKMTRRERYAVKTPTQKLGVATATAITLATIATGTTKASADSVQPTTSTPEQATPSTQPDEKAQATANYDAAKASEAQKLADAQAQQKAQEEATAKANAEAEAAKQAANEKAQADAQAQQKATDEANAQEAAQKAAEQEAANQAAQAQAQKDAEVAQQAEIAKQQQEAADFAAQQAKETGSAQEQRDAVTAQNQQDIANAQAAKAAQDATIEANAKAEQDAAKGRQDEANKLADATQKADTTTAQIKQADETKAQTEANTKAEANQTHSNVTSEKASQATVDAAQKTVNNSSSKTVKPAIPANPYDDNAFNEEHLIEEEGNLPTHISDPHIPASHVNDAGYYDYYPYSGENDTTAKINGDATTAQQAELSDYAMTLINSYRTANGKSAGILSTNNQKAVDESVKYRKEAGAGFTHTQSLGSSATTKTTQAYADLNLFNNSENMGVSSLSELTMLSAKTALLNMITAMIYQDGAHGNGHLRNFMTNDLRMAFALQQSTAGDYPYIFIFQGSEINDKSNPANADDQPLTLKSAAQIEAARGGNNDAAVKALVAAQTSLEQLQKDNAKKLADVRINNKQALDNINTKYAKIIADITTSHDATIANNATSYANDVAQIKALATAQHNDNATKLAETLATLKDNYDAKLANIKDVPADELAAKKASDKAKFEQSQVQALADFKADQAKAESALETKLANDLATFKAQLDADVASKAEAGAKNLDALKASNDKAYNDLVAANAQALANLKDSNAKSYAKAQADSQAYLDSINPANAKPATPNKPADKPTTETPSKTDDGVKPSSVGSMTLDEYYAKLKETAINQTTGASNHSPKSTTNQQTSTNNDHTTQAYFDRLVQLDHSTLPVGGSNQTTNNQANVVTPGSNNQHNDNVVYDASAKVLNTVTAVQNKKVIATLPSNDAISNVPQSPVDLPKTGVESSKSLAVLVGMVGLLGISVYVPKHMKNKRV, encoded by the coding sequence ATGAATAATCACAAAATGACACGTAGAGAACGTTATGCAGTGAAAACGCCAACTCAAAAATTAGGTGTTGCAACGGCCACAGCTATCACACTGGCAACGATTGCAACGGGGACAACGAAGGCTAGTGCTGATAGTGTTCAACCAACTACAAGCACACCTGAACAAGCAACACCTTCAACACAACCAGATGAAAAGGCACAAGCTACCGCTAATTATGATGCTGCCAAGGCATCTGAAGCTCAAAAGTTAGCCGATGCTCAAGCACAACAAAAAGCGCAAGAAGAGGCCACAGCCAAGGCAAACGCCGAAGCTGAAGCGGCTAAACAAGCTGCTAATGAAAAAGCACAAGCTGATGCGCAAGCGCAACAAAAAGCAACTGACGAAGCTAATGCACAAGAAGCCGCTCAAAAGGCCGCTGAACAAGAAGCCGCTAACCAAGCAGCTCAGGCCCAAGCTCAAAAAGATGCTGAAGTTGCCCAACAAGCAGAAATTGCTAAGCAACAACAAGAAGCTGCTGACTTTGCAGCGCAACAAGCAAAAGAAACTGGTTCTGCTCAAGAGCAACGTGATGCTGTCACAGCACAAAACCAACAAGATATTGCTAATGCACAAGCCGCAAAAGCCGCTCAAGATGCAACAATTGAGGCAAATGCCAAAGCTGAGCAAGACGCTGCCAAAGGGCGTCAAGATGAAGCCAACAAGTTAGCTGATGCAACGCAAAAGGCTGACACAACAACAGCTCAAATCAAGCAAGCCGATGAAACAAAGGCTCAAACTGAGGCCAACACAAAAGCTGAAGCAAATCAAACTCACAGCAATGTAACTTCAGAAAAAGCTTCTCAAGCCACAGTTGATGCTGCCCAAAAGACAGTGAATAACTCAAGTTCAAAAACAGTCAAACCAGCAATACCGGCAAATCCATATGACGATAATGCTTTCAATGAAGAACATCTCATTGAAGAAGAGGGTAACTTACCAACACATATCAGTGACCCTCATATTCCAGCTAGTCACGTTAATGATGCCGGTTATTATGATTATTATCCTTATTCAGGAGAAAATGATACTACTGCCAAAATCAATGGCGATGCAACAACAGCACAACAAGCTGAATTATCAGATTATGCCATGACGTTAATCAATTCATATCGTACAGCCAACGGCAAGTCTGCGGGCATCTTATCAACAAATAACCAAAAAGCTGTTGATGAATCAGTTAAATATCGAAAAGAAGCTGGAGCTGGTTTCACACACACTCAATCTCTTGGGTCATCTGCTACAACTAAGACAACTCAAGCCTACGCTGACTTAAACCTATTCAACAATTCTGAAAACATGGGTGTTTCATCATTATCTGAATTGACAATGTTATCAGCTAAGACCGCATTATTGAACATGATTACTGCAATGATTTACCAAGATGGTGCTCATGGTAATGGCCATTTACGTAACTTTATGACAAATGACTTACGCATGGCATTTGCTTTGCAACAGTCTACAGCTGGAGATTATCCATATATCTTCATTTTCCAAGGTTCTGAAATCAATGACAAAAGCAACCCTGCCAATGCAGATGACCAACCTTTGACATTGAAGTCAGCTGCTCAAATTGAAGCTGCTCGTGGTGGCAACAATGACGCGGCTGTAAAAGCCTTAGTTGCAGCTCAAACAAGCTTGGAACAACTCCAAAAAGACAATGCCAAGAAGTTGGCTGATGTTCGCATTAACAACAAGCAAGCTTTGGATAACATCAACACAAAGTATGCCAAGATTATTGCCGACATTACAACATCCCACGATGCAACAATTGCCAACAATGCAACAAGTTATGCCAATGACGTTGCTCAAATTAAGGCATTAGCAACAGCGCAACATAATGATAACGCCACAAAGTTAGCCGAAACATTGGCAACACTAAAGGACAATTATGATGCCAAGTTAGCCAACATCAAAGATGTACCGGCTGACGAACTAGCAGCCAAGAAGGCATCAGACAAGGCAAAGTTTGAACAAAGCCAAGTCCAAGCCTTAGCCGACTTCAAGGCCGACCAAGCAAAAGCTGAAAGTGCCTTAGAAACAAAGTTAGCCAATGACTTGGCAACATTCAAGGCCCAATTGGATGCTGATGTCGCAAGTAAAGCGGAAGCAGGAGCCAAGAATCTTGACGCCTTGAAAGCTTCAAATGACAAAGCTTACAACGATTTAGTTGCTGCAAACGCCCAAGCATTGGCTAATTTGAAGGACTCAAATGCCAAGAGCTATGCAAAGGCACAAGCAGATAGTCAAGCATACTTGGACAGTATTAACCCAGCCAATGCTAAGCCTGCAACGCCCAATAAGCCAGCAGACAAGCCAACGACTGAAACACCTTCAAAGACTGATGACGGGGTGAAGCCAAGTTCAGTTGGATCAATGACATTAGATGAATACTATGCAAAGCTTAAAGAAACAGCTATAAATCAAACAACAGGTGCAAGTAATCATTCACCTAAATCAACAACGAATCAGCAAACGTCAACTAACAATGACCATACGACACAAGCTTACTTTGATCGACTGGTTCAATTAGATCACTCAACTTTGCCAGTTGGCGGTTCAAATCAGACAACCAATAACCAGGCTAATGTAGTAACACCAGGTTCTAATAACCAGCATAACGATAATGTTGTCTACGATGCGAGTGCCAAAGTGCTTAATACGGTAACAGCTGTTCAAAACAAAAAAGTTATAGCGACTTTACCTAGCAATGACGCCATTTCAAACGTACCACAATCACCCGTGGACTTACCAAAGACCGGCGTAGAATCATCAAAGTCACTCGCAGTATTAGTTGGTATGGTTGGTTTACTAGGTATATCCGTTTATGTACCAAAGCATATGAAAAATAAACGAGTATGA
- a CDS encoding HD domain-containing protein yields the protein MTELTEITHYMQQALDQDNSGHSVDHINRVVALANRILLNEPSADAFVVRAAALLHDVYDDKLFNTEAEALEAKANLIQFLQHLEITQDTIDHIIAIIDNMSWSKSLEGQAKPLDINGQIVQDADRLEAVGAIAVTRAITYGAVKNRTLYDPNIAPRIAKNKAQYRNDDSTTINHFYEKLLLIKDRLNTETARQIAVSRHQFMLDFLEQFKAEWDLSK from the coding sequence ATGACAGAACTTACAGAAATCACGCATTATATGCAACAAGCATTGGATCAAGACAATTCAGGTCATAGCGTGGACCACATCAATCGTGTCGTTGCTTTAGCTAACAGAATTTTGCTTAACGAACCAAGTGCCGATGCTTTTGTAGTTCGCGCTGCTGCATTGTTACATGATGTGTACGATGATAAATTATTCAATACTGAAGCCGAAGCCTTAGAAGCGAAGGCCAATCTCATACAATTTTTACAACATCTTGAAATCACACAAGATACGATTGATCATATCATTGCAATTATCGACAATATGTCGTGGTCCAAGTCACTTGAGGGTCAAGCTAAACCGCTTGATATTAACGGTCAAATTGTACAAGATGCCGATCGCTTAGAAGCTGTTGGTGCTATTGCTGTCACGCGGGCAATAACTTATGGTGCTGTCAAAAACCGCACCTTATATGATCCAAATATTGCCCCGCGCATTGCGAAAAATAAAGCGCAATATCGTAACGATGATAGTACAACAATTAATCACTTTTATGAAAAATTATTACTGATAAAAGACCGTTTAAACACTGAAACTGCACGTCAAATTGCTGTCAGTCGTCATCAATTCATGCTTGATTTCCTCGAACAATTTAAAGCAGAATGGGATTTGTCGAAATGA
- a CDS encoding NAD(P)/FAD-dependent oxidoreductase — MEQEIYDIAVIGGGPVGMFTAFYASLRHVKTILVESLATLGGQVTALYPEKTILDVAGFSGIKGSAFIAELDKQLHLFPVDIKTETTVVNVEQTGELFTVTTDVGEPFQAKKVIITTGKGAFEPRKMQVEGVDELVGQGVHYFVTHKQDFANHHVAIAGGGDSAVDMATMLNQVTASTTIIHRRDNFRAMEQSVLALEQSTVIRETPKKITHIEKENNGQLKITLEQVKDSDSVSDILVDDLIINYGFISENKTIQGWAIQPEISGQVFKVDQAMQTSVPGIFAVGDASHYSGKSDLIAIGFGEAPHAVNAAIRQFDPLRGGPGHSSSMVLKDGTIS, encoded by the coding sequence ATGGAACAAGAAATATATGATATTGCCGTGATTGGTGGTGGACCAGTAGGCATGTTCACGGCTTTCTATGCCAGTTTACGTCACGTTAAAACAATATTAGTTGAGAGTTTGGCAACGCTAGGTGGCCAAGTCACTGCCCTTTACCCCGAAAAAACGATTCTAGATGTTGCTGGTTTTTCTGGTATTAAAGGGTCAGCATTTATTGCAGAACTAGATAAACAATTACACTTATTTCCAGTAGATATTAAAACAGAAACAACTGTGGTTAATGTTGAACAAACTGGCGAGTTATTCACAGTAACGACGGATGTCGGTGAACCATTTCAAGCTAAAAAAGTCATTATAACAACTGGCAAGGGGGCGTTTGAACCACGTAAAATGCAAGTTGAGGGTGTTGATGAACTTGTGGGCCAGGGTGTGCATTATTTTGTGACGCATAAACAGGATTTTGCTAATCATCATGTCGCAATTGCTGGTGGCGGTGACTCGGCAGTCGATATGGCAACGATGTTAAACCAAGTCACGGCATCAACAACAATTATTCATCGTCGTGATAATTTTCGTGCGATGGAACAAAGTGTGTTGGCATTAGAACAATCAACCGTCATAAGAGAAACGCCGAAAAAAATAACTCATATTGAAAAGGAAAATAATGGTCAGCTAAAAATTACTTTAGAACAAGTAAAGGATAGTGACAGTGTTAGTGACATATTAGTTGATGATTTAATTATTAATTACGGGTTTATTTCAGAAAACAAAACGATTCAAGGCTGGGCAATTCAGCCAGAAATTTCTGGACAAGTTTTTAAAGTAGATCAAGCAATGCAAACTAGTGTACCAGGCATTTTTGCTGTCGGGGATGCGAGCCATTATAGTGGTAAGTCTGATTTAATTGCTATTGGATTTGGTGAAGCACCACATGCGGTGAACGCGGCAATACGTCAATTTGATCCCTTACGTGGTGGCCCTGGTCACTCAAGTTCTATGGTATTAAAAGATGGCACAATCAGTTAA